In Scophthalmus maximus strain ysfricsl-2021 chromosome 13, ASM2237912v1, whole genome shotgun sequence, the genomic window AAACTGGGGGATGAAACCTGAAGCGAGTTCTGGtatgaaaatatcaattttACTCAGGCTTTTATTAAATGTACTAAATGTTCTTTCAGTGTTTGAGGGTAAAATGATACAAGATAAGTTTGTGATCATTGAGGATATTCAGCAGTGTCCAGTTGCATGACACATATTATGGTAAtaacagtgttttatttttttggatcGTCTcatgtggatgttttttgttgtttgtgctgAAGCATATTTCACTGCTTCAGTGTAATAAAGTAAGTCACTTTAGTCCTTAAGTAATTGACTAAATTAAATAAGAGTAATGTTTTTACTGACATTTACGGTTGTTTTAGGACAGATGACGATGACTAGACTGTTGATGAATGCAGTGAAAATGAACACTGCAAAGCAGGCCATTCGGATTTCAGTCTCATAATAGACTGTGTAATCCCTCTCACGCCTGAAGCTTCTGTTCAAAGTCTCAGATCATTTTGGGATGAGTTGCTGGTTTTAATACGGCTTCATTTTAAGGCTTCGGTGAAAACTCATCTGCCTTCTGTTTTTGCTAAAGACGCTTCTCAGGTGTGTAAATCAGACCAACGACCTTCTACATTACCTGTTGGTCCCGTTGTCACGGTGATGGGCAGTCTGCAAACCCCAACTCCCAACAGCACAGGTGAAAGTTCACTTCACTCCAGCGGCAGTAATACTAAAGCTCTGTTGTTTATAAgaatgttatactgtatatttggaACTACAGTCATTCTCTTGGTTTGCTGCTGTAGTTCGCCCCaaactcatttattcattcattgtaTGTTTGGTTAATATAATTcgaatttccatttttattgaACATTTAACAGACTTTTAATTCGTGTTGCCGTGAAAGTTAAGTTTCAAAAAGTTGTCCTTAGAAACTGCAACtgacaataataaaaagaatatcATCCCAGGGTCCTAGGTCCATTAAGTTTTCTTTCTGAAGCTTTCAATTAtatcaaataatctttatttgcAAATGGGACTTGACATGCAAATTTGGATGCCTACATGATTTGCCTCGAAATGGGCTGTATTTCTCATTGTTTGGTCCTTTTTACAAGCTACATGAAGCTAACAGAAGAAGAActcaaacacaagaacaaaagtAATAACACTATATTGTTACTGTACTTCTCCAAGCCGGAGTGCTGTGTCCATATAGTGCCAAGTACAAAACCGAGGGACAGCACAGGCTCCTGCCTATTCGTCTTCTATGCTGAGGCAGCAGTATTAAAACGCTGTGCTGTGCATTAAGGAGGCAGGCTGCCTGCTCCAGAGCACTGTCAATAAGCTCTGCAGTGAAAGCCATCACGTTTTAAAGATGGGTTACTGTACTCGGTGAGCTGGACTGCGCTGAGAAACAAGTGCTccatattattttgttttgatcatCTCCACCTGTCTGAAGGAACAAGCCTTATTTAAAGGAAAACTCAGGGAGAGAAAACTGATGTGACTCATAAATGGTTGATATTTCCCCCTCTGTCAGGGAGCGGTGCATCAGGCCCCAGCAGTGGCGTCGCTTCCCCGGCTCACATGCCCCTGCCCTTGCACTCTGTGCCAGATTTCTCCTATTCCTCCAGCGAGGATGAGTTCTACGACGCTGACGAGTTTTACCAGACCAGCACTTCCCCCAAACACTGCATAGAGTGAGTATCGCGTCACCCCGCCTCCATGCAACCTGCTTTGCTCACAGTGAAATGGTTGCTTCAGAAATTAAGTGTTTAGAAACTCAGGTGGCAAAATGCCGCTTGGAGCGAATAAAAATCAAAGCTGCACTAGCGGTCTTAGTTGGAGAAGTGTGCAGCAATTTGCCTGTGAAATCCTACTCGTTCTTTATCTCCTTATCTCCCGTGCTTCCTGCCTCCTTTCCGCTCACGCTATCTCCTCCTCTTGCCCAAAGTCCCTCAGGGCCTGCAGCTGCCCCGCCCCGCACAAATGAACAAACGGCGCTGAAACGACCAGACACCACAGAGTCCCTCAACTCGTCCATGTCCAATGGTACGACAGAAGCAGGTAAAAAGGGGAAAGTAAATTTGTAACCCTTTACGCATTCAACTTTGTCAAATGTTCAAAGATATGTGATGttttacacattaaaaatcTGAGGAATGAATGTTGTTACAGCCTTTTAAGATGTGTCCTCTGCTGTTGTCTGCAGATCCGTTTGATAGCCACGACGACCGTGACGATGACGGAGAAGGCGAGTCAGTGGAGGAGCACAAGAGTGTCATCATGCATCTGCTCTCTCAAGTTCGTTTGGGCATGGACCTCACAAAGGTAGAGAGCTCTTCAAgagcttcttctctctctgcagtgcagTCCATCCTCCCTTTACTCACTTCCATCATCTGTGTGAGCGACTTTAGATTTTCACCTTCATTATGTTTCACAGGTGGTCCTGCCTACCTTCATCCTAGAGAGGAGATCTCTGCTAGAAATGTACGCTGACTTCTTTGCACACCCTGACTTGTTTGTAAGGTATGTTCCATTTCAACAattcctctgctctgttcaAGTCAAAGTTTTCAAATGTATGTAAGATTGATCATTGTGCCTTTTCTTCTGACTTCCTCTAGTATCGCTGAGCAGCCGGAGCCCCGAGAGCGCATGGTTCACGTGGTGAAGTGGTACATGTCGGCCTTCCATGCAGGGAGGAAAGGCTCAGTGGCCAAGAAACCTTACAATCCAATCCTGGGAGAAGTGTTCTACTGCCACTGGGATCTGCCCAGCGAGGCAGAGGAGCCCTCCCCACACACGGTAAGACCACAGGCCTCTGCAGTCAGTGTCATCAGACCTGGTTGCTTCTTGATCTCTTTGGATTTTGTTGATATGCTTCTTTGCCTGCACagcatcttatttttttcaatttgtgttaCACACAATGGAACTTTACACATCCTGATGTCTCATGTATGATTTATTTGCATATTGGTTGAGAAATGCTACCACAATAGTAATATTGTGCTGTCCACAATATTACTTTAAATCACTTTGGTTAAAAATCTCTTGTAAGCCTGTAACAACCATTGAGATACTACAAGTGATATTTGGTTATGCAAATAAACTTGAAGGTTATATATGCATGTAcaccacatttaaaacatttacatggCAGCAAACAACTATTATCTATGTAAAGATACAGTATAGAGGattaatgtgtgcgtgtgtgaggatatagtctttcttttttttttgcacaactgCAACATGGAACAAGTGTTGGTTTAATCTCTTCTCAATCCAATACTTTAGACCACTGTTCAGGAGACGGTGTCAGAGGGTCCAGTTCCCTGGTCTTCAACCaatagtgtttgttttgttgcggAGCAGGTCTCTCACCACCCACCCAGTGAGTGTCCAACCTTCTTCTGAATGATTACAAAGAGTCGCCAAAACCCGCAACCACTCATTTTTTTAAGCATATCGGGCCAGAATACTTAGTAAAGAGAATATTTGCTGATGATTTGAATATATTAAAATAGGAtcttgaaaatgtaaatgaaagttgttgttgttttttaagatacTGGACCAttgcttgtttctctttttgtccaaACTCATCagtgtttcttctcttctctctgtagtTTCTGCATTCTACGCAGAGTGTTTAAATAAGAAGATCCAGTTCAACGCTCACATCTGGACCAAGTCAAAGTTCTTAGGCATGTCCATAGGCGTCCACAACATCGGCCAAGGTATGTAAGAAGTACGTGTCATACACTCCCCAAAAACACACTCTGTTACGAGGTGTAATATTTCTGTTCCATTGTTTTAAGGTTGTGTGTCATGTTTGGAGCACGATGAACATTACATCCTCACCTTCCCTAATGGATATGGCAGGTGAGTGTAATTTCTTCCCTCATCATCACTTTATTACTTTCTGATCGTTACCGTCTGCTTCACTGACCTGAGTCTGTCTGTCCAGGTCAATTCTGACTGTGCCATGGGTGGAGCTGGGTGGGGAGTGCAACATCTCCTGCTCCAAGTCTGGCTACAGCGCTAACATTGTGTTCCACACCAAACCCTTCTATGGAGGAAAGAAGCACAGGATCACTGCTGAGATTTTGTAAGAGGGAAATGGTTGCAAATGACATTTTAGAACACAGTTGATAGACTGATAGTGGAGTCAAGTAAATATaccacacttcttttttttgtctttttcagccCACCCAATGATAAGAAGTCTTTCTGCTCCATTGAAGGGGAATGGAATGGAGTGATGTACGCCAAGTGGGCAACTGGagtgagttttctttttgtattttcctttggGTGGTTAAGGGTATGGATCAGACTGAGAGTAAACTAATAATCATTTGTTagctgaacaaaaacaaaatctccgCATTCACTGGATATGGGAATAACTACTAAAGGAAAGAGTCTTGCTGTAAATAAAGTTAATacattgaaatgtttaattaaaaaatgaatgtgttttgtgtgattctAGGAGAACACAGTGTTCATAGACACTAAGAGGCTGGGTATCGTCaagaagaaagtgagaaagcTGGAAGACCAGCTTGAGTACGAGTCCCGAAGGTGAGAAATGACATTGTTAAACAAAATGCTACTCTacggctacatccatactactcCATCACTTCTGCTACGTTTtcgcctgccgtccacacatCTCCGGTGTTTTTGAGCTCCTGAAACTGAgaagttttagtttgaaaacccTGGGGCAGCGTTGTGGTatggacagacagaaaaggagacGTTTGGAAATAATTGCTCAGTCACCTGTATTTGCTTCCATGATTATTATCCGTCATGACTCGAATACATGCGGTGAAGACAAAACTTTTCTAGCACTCACTGTAAGTCACATCGTCGTCGGGTCAAGACAAGAAATCCCTCGTCTTACTTTTCATCACTGTTGTTTCACTGGGATTACTTCTGATACAGAGATcgttttagttttgaaatgcTGGTTTTAACAAAAACgtattagtatggatgtagcctaaatGTCCAaaagtatgtgtttgtgtatttgaccTTTACCTCCTTTACCTGATCCATCAGATTGTGGAGAGATGTGACGCTGAACCTGAAGCTGAAAGACATTGATGAAGCGACAGATGCCAAACACCGgttggaggagaaacagagagccGAAGCacgagagaggaaggagaacgAGCAGCAGTGGGAGACGAGGGTGAGTCTTTCTAACCTTGTTTATTAGCTACATGAAAGAACATGTCATAGGAGACCACACCTTcctaaaatattatattaacatAAATCTATTCTCCTATAATTGACTAtataatcttgtttttttgaacatCAGATGACAAATTCTAAATACAACATAAAGGGATATAACGTGAGCAAAGGTCTATGTAAAagatgtaattattttttagCTAACAGATTGTATTCAGTCCTCATTGTCAGTAAcattatacattcatacatacagtcATAATACATCACATACCTACTCCATTAAGTAAATGTACACAGACGCCCTCTATTTCATTGGTCGAGAGAGATCAGTGTTAGAAATGTCAGATAATCTTGTAGTTTTATTCTGTGTTcagttttaatatatttgtttcaGATAACTGAGTAATACTTTGTATcgcttgtgtgtttctgcagctaTTCCACGAGGACGGGGAGTGCTGGGTCTACGATGAACCTCTATTAAAGAGATTAGCCTCTCAGAGGCAGTGAGAAGACGCACACTcggatgcaaacacacacatgtatgcatAAAGAAATGCACACACGGCAGAGTCTTCATAAGAActcttttgcaaaaaaacacacttcttATCCAAGCCTTGGAATGACTGATGATTGAATATGTACACAGCTTTGCATTTGACTGTAAAACTACAATaatggaaatgaatgaaatcGAATGGGAAAGCATCAAAGATGTAACCGGAAAATAAGCAAcgctcttctccttctttggGCAAACTCACTTTCATCTCCATCGACACCAGTCATCATGAGACCTGTCTGCACTGAGACGAGATGGGAGCGTCTTTCCGCTTTTCGTCTCTCGACTCTGTTCCATCAGCTTCACGACCACACCCATCATCAGCTCCACGACGAGCCAGAGCAGCACTCATTTCCTTACACATttgttgggggggttgggggtggggggtaaagggttgtgtggtttgtgttcaaatcaaataaacCTTGTCAAATAAAACAGAGCTCTACATCTCAGGGAATCTGGtgactgaggggaaaaaaagctgccgCCCCCTCTGAGAGTCTGACAGCCTTATAACGGTGGGACGGATTGATCTTAAAGGGGCGGGGGAGAAATTCTCTGCTTCCCTGCAACTAGTTATTACTGTtgtttatatatagatatatacatatgattgatatataaatatgtattcttttttattttcaatgctctgtttatttttctttctggcaATAGTGTAAAATATTTGAGGATATGAAATGTATGGCTTTACATCTTTAGGAATCATTCCATTTTCTCgttttgatgttttgttcacGTTTTTAAAGTTAATTTGCCGCCTATTTGGTGGTGTCTCAAGTGTTTCCAGAAATAAAGCCCTGCATAACCCACAGCACAGATTTATGGAATATATATGCAATATAGAAATCATTTGTTGCCTGTCACTGGACATGTTTGTATGTCCGTTAtgccaaaaaaaaggtttagaGAAGAGGCTGAAGGAACTTTGATCCAGGTGGAGAACAAAGAATCCTCTAAAACATGTTTCCATGCTACCTGAAAGCATTTATGAACAAATGattgtttacatattttttgtctttctggaTTGCTGGTCTGTGATAATGATGAGGAGGTAAGGTTTGGACTGAGTCTGTGAAGTCTCCCTTTTGTTCTGCACATTACATCTCTTCTTGTGTCCTTTCCAAACTCACTGATACCAGAGTGGATGTGTACTCATGTCAGAGTGTAAGGAGCGAGAAAGAGGAACACGAGTTCACCTTTTAAACACTATTTCTGTTTCATAGTGCTGCTCTGGCCAAACTGCATTATACTGGTTCAGTTTTCTTGTAATCTCTTTTTTGTCCATTGTTTTTCAAGAGAGGAACCACATAGAGGGCAGTATTTATCCTATTGTAAACCTCTGCTTTTTGAACTATTATTCATTCTCTTATTTACAGCTACGTAGGTTGAATCTAAATGCCGTCATATTTCAATATgcagaaattacaaaaaaaaacaatacaaagttCACCTGAAAATGCCTGAGAACATCTCTTAATGCTGTATCAAGCTCATGACAGACCCCCCTTATCTTATGATTTGGCTTTCTTAGAAATTTGGCCATTACATTAAATAATCTGAGGGAAGTAAGTACAGTAAAAGAACTTCTGAGACTTCAATTCAATTAATCCTTTAAAGGGATTTATAAAGACATTGTTGCTGCAGTTGAATTTAATCCTctgaatctgacaaaaaaaggttttttagAAACAACCCAAATGAAATTCAGAGTCCAGTTAAATTTGAAGTTactacttttttcccctccatggtttgtctttgtaaattaaattgaattgaggCCTTGCCATACATTTCAGTATCACTGTCGTCTGATGGAGAGTAAtcgaaaacaaaatgtattttttttccccttctgatCATAACCATTGATTGTATGTTTATTAATGCATAATATTAAATCTCCATGAGTTTAATTCTGTGATATTTTGTCATGGTTCCTTCACTTCAGTTCAGTTTACATACCGACAGTCGCACACACGGACATGTAAATGTATGATAATGAACTCGGTAAACAAATGTACCTACTAAATATCAGCTACATCACAAACTACACTCACAGTATTGCTTTACACAGTGAGGCGTTGGAGTCATTGAGCTTTAAAACAGAAACTACATCCTCCAAACTGATCAAACATTTCAATCTTTAATGTTCAAAATCTCCATGCCGGatattctcattcatccaggtcatagcACACTTAAGTGATGGGagggttttttggggttttgttttttttaacaggaccGTTTAGCTTGGTGTCCATAATAAAATACCAACTGagtgaatattaatattgtccTGTTTACACGCTTGTAAATATATTATAGCAGAACTTAAGAGGAAGCTTTTATTAACCTCATGCGACAGGATCAACTGCCTGCAAGGACCTCTAGGCGCTACTTTCTACGGGCAATAGGTGTCCGTGTAGGTGCctcatgtaaaaacaaatggccaaattacatttacatacgtcctacatacatatatacatagatGTTTACATACTACATTCTTAATAATACATGCAAACTAACTGTTAACCtaccatttttttgtgtgtgtgggggggggggtatcaatGAGGAAACGTAATAAAAACGAAATACACGTCCATGGATTTGACCAGGAGGGGCGCTAGTCGTCGGAATATTTTTCCCATCAGCCAGTGCGATATTCCCAATAAAAGGGCCCTGCACCCTTCGCTCTATCTCATTCTCCGGCTCACTTTCCCTCAGGTATGTATGGCACAACTTTACAGCGGCTGCTGGTCTTCACCCGACTTTACATGGTGCCATTCAGTTGTTACTATATCCTCAGACTTTCACATGTATGTATACGTGTCTCATGCTGAACCCGTGCTGTATTTTAATAACGTGTTTCGCGTCCTAAGAAGTAGTGACCCGATGCTAGCAGTGTTAGCCACGTTAGCCGCAGCAGGCCTCAGCCACGTGTTTCACCGCACATGTCGAGATGCTGAATCATCTCTGTGCAGCCTCGCCCCAGTGCTACATGATGATATAAATGTTGGTAGGGACATCTGAATGACTGTGAGGAAATGCCAACTCTTCTGACTGCACGGGACAATGGCTTTCAGCCGATTCAGGgtattttgttgtttgctgCGCAGCTGTTAAAATATTAGCAGGTGGCAATGAAGCATGTTACCCTAAGTAGTGATAAAAATCTAATAAGCACAgacttgtatattttttttgttaattattgCTCCAATGTGTTTGCAGACCCGTGGAGGAGCTCTTCAGAATGACGCTGCCGATCACATGGTGAGGAACTAAAATATTATTTGGCGTGTCGTCGTGAGTAGTTAATTGAAGTGATTTCTAAAACTGCTTCACATGGGTTGTATAGATTGAGCTCTTAATCTAAAGTGCTCTTTCTGCAGGTTCATATCCATGTGCCTAAATGATGGTGTTGGGAGTCATCTAATACTAAACAGGTAATTGCAGTTCTTCTAAATGTATCTATTCTACTTATAACTGGAAGTCACTGATGATTTTTGATTATAAGAGTAGTGGACAGAAGCGATTTCTGAGTAATCATATACTGAGACTTCAGTTAAAGCTGTAATGCTCCTCTTGATATCACCTGCACTGTACTAAGATCTGTGTTAATCCACAGGTTTCTGCAAAACCCAGAAACGATGAACGACCAGGAGCAGAAGAGGTGACGCtcagtttatttgtgtttggcTGTAAAGATGATTTTATGCTTCTCTTGAGGTGTTCCTTAGCTGTGATGCAGTTTAGAAGAAAAATTGTGATGGGTTAAGCACATCACCAACTACAGAGATATATCCACCCAGTTGCAGGTCATAAGTCTTCCACTTTTGGCCCGCATAACTTAAAACAACCCCCTGtgatccccccaaaaaaacacatttgcattgtGACAAAGTTCAACATGCCTCCCCAGTAACATGGGTAGACATCCATTAAATCATGCGTTTACGAAGGAAGTGGTAGTTAATAATTTCCTCCAGGGGAACAAGGAATTAATTATTTTGAGTATTGCGTTTGGATCCACACTTCCTGACTTGCTTTGAAATGTAGACACTCAACTCCATTTGGATTCTGCAATGTTAGTAACATGAGATGCAGCTCTGGCTGGACTTGACTCGCACCACACCCCAGAGAAGCATCCGTCTTGCCTTTTTAAATCCTGCACATGAGCCCAGTGCTGCTGTGATGACATTTATTTGCTACTCTTGAAAATACACATGTTGAAACTCTCAACCACCAGTTGACTTATCTGAGGCACTGAAGGAAGAGGTGCCCGAAAGTGACATTATCATTTTGAAATGctcatgtgtgttgtgttcctGCAGGTGTGGTCATGTTGACTGAAACGACTGGTTGACAACGTTCAAACAGGTAATGGACCAGAATGATTAAATTGTGGCCATAAAACAAACTGACAATGATGaatattgttaaaaaacaatGGGAATCTCTCTgaaaaagagtgaaagagaacTTTTTACTGATGCAGTGATTAAGAAATACCATaacggttttgtttttttaaatggcttcTAACGTGGCGTTTTCCTTGCAGATTGTCCTCATGTTGGCCAGTCTGGTTCCAACATTTGTGGATCAGTTGAGGTGAGTTTGTTAAAAAGATTTGACCTGTTGAAAAACTGTTTTGATGCAGTGATGACAGCATAGTTCAGCTGATAACTGTGACGAAGAAACATGTCTTTCGCTCCTAACTGATGCATCTGCTTACACAACCTAGAAGGTGACCTTTATTACGAGTGAGgttttaatttcatttcctctgttcattttcagaaaCGTGTGTCTGACTACAAAAGACTATGAAGGTGAGTGGACCTGaagtattaattttttttttagtgatgCTCAACACAATGATGATTGCATAGTTCAGCAGATTTAACTATGAAGAATAAGCTTTCTGTCTTTCGCTCCTATCTGACGTGTTGACTGTAGTTGTCCTTAAACCCTTAATTGTATTTTAGCCACAGTAGTAAaatcccctcttctcctcagaCATGTGATCTTTGCTGACCGATGCTTCGGACATGTTGGTGACAATACTTCAGACATGCTGGTGACAATGCTTCCTTCAGAAATGCTGGTGAGTAACGTGTTCGGATCAGTACTTTGCAGCCAAAATTCAGACGTGATGAATTTGAATCAGGTCTCTGATCCAGTTGAGGATATACGTCATGTTTTCTGATCTGATTGttggaaaattaaaatgactaCAATTTCTTCCCATTATCTCACATGAAGCTCTTTTGACTTTGCAGACCAAATGGGATCGGCACAGTCATGTGCGCAAGATGTCACAAGCATTGTGAGTATGATAAACTGCATTCCAATCACCTCAGACCCAGATGACTTGTGGAGTTGATAATCCTTCATTTAATAAACATGATACCACTTATACAAGATTAAAAGGGAGATTAAACAACCtgttaacaaaaataaaaccgcGTAACTACGTCATCTGGGTCTGAAAAAGATGCACATGTTCAATAGGGATCTCTGTTGTGGACCTCTCGATCCCTGTAGTCTGGCCTGTGTGATGAAAAAGTAAAGACTGACAAAAATCATGGAGTCTTGTTTTATTAGCTCTAGCTGATCTGGTCAGCTTAAAATATTCGTCCTAATGTTTCATGTTCTTATTAAACTTATATTGTCTGTCTTCTTCAGGCTCTGACTGCTCACTGGAGCCAGTGTCGACAGCAAAGAAAAGAGACTGAGGTGAGGAGCGACTCCAACTAGTTACAAAATGACCATAAGTTCAGTGATGTTTAACAAATGTCTGACCTGAACTATAATGTGGACAACTACTGTTACTGAGAACTCCAGTGACTGAAATGTTATATCAACCAGTCACTGACTTGTAATAAggttatttctctctcctctcaggaaAGAGCTGAATCTCCTCGCCTGAACTTGGTAAGCATTTTAGAATCTAAGAAATTTGGGTGCACCACATTACCAGATTAAATTGACCACTCCATCTATGATGAAAAGATTCTGCCAAATGATATCTCTTGATTATAACCCATACCGTTCCATTATTGTCTGAGGAGGTTGTGGTCACtaaatgttttctgttgtgttgaCTGTTTccttcactttattttaatgtcACTGGTCTGTTTCCtcaggaaagaagaggagacatcCTTGAAGACCCTGAGAACTCAACGACGGCAACCACGACACTGAAGTGGAACGAGTCATGAAGTTGACAATGATTTGAAGTTATCTAGTTCCAtgatatcaaaatagtttgtttttcacCATGACAATAAAGACTGGATTGTAAATACTTTGTTCTCATTTGATGTGAATAAATTGCATGTAAAAGCAGACTCAGATCATAATAGTGAACAACTGATCAATGAGTGGGCCAGCACCATGACTGACTCAGTAGGATCAAAGTAGAGGCTCTACACTGCTTAGCAATGGACTTGTGTCTCCCTGTTAGCTGATGGGGACATTGTAATTTATAAAAACTGGCACTGGATTATGCAACACCTGCACACTACATTAAAAGTTGATATGAGGCTTATTACAGTGGTCTGACATTTCTATTTTCAATATAATACCTTGGGTCTAAATTTTAAGAGAAATCCCCCAAATTCTAAGATGTTTCACGGTACAATACAAAACATCGTGTATAAAATAACAGCTGCCTTACTAGATGTCTACAAGCAACCAGCATCCTGATGATCTCCATTACAGTTCAATGACTGCGCTAGCTGGCCCTTTAAAGATGGGCGGAGCTAAGTGTCCGCCCGCAAGCGCCTCGAAGACCGTAAAAAACCCGTTCGCTCCTCCCTAGCAACCACCGGGAAGAGGAGCACTCGGCCCCCACACGGAGCACCGGCCGCAGACGGCTCCTCGTCGATGGGAGAGGAAACCCCGAGAGTCGCTTGTCAGCGTCGAGTCGAGCGGCTCGGACCCGCCTCCCCAGCCCGATGTCAGCGCGCTGCTTCCTGCCTCTGCTCCTGGCGCTGTCCGCACAGGCCGACTTCTTCCGCCTCGACAGCATCTCCAACGTGTCCAGCTACTATTTCAATTACATCTATTGCAATATTTGGGAGGGGGAGTGTCAGCCCAACCAAGACGATGCTACACAGCAAGGTAGGAGGCGACGCGTTATCAATGTTACATGACGCCTGTGTAGCCGGTCCTGCAGCCTGCATGTTCATTGGCTTCCCCCACAGTGTTGATGTATTACTGAATGGTCGCAGCACAGTTGTAAAGACTGGTTCTCTGTGTTGCTCTCAGTTCCGACCAGAGACCTGTGGTCAGGGATCCCTCAGGACTACATCAGCCTGCTGCACCAGTGGTACTGTAGCCTGGGCCAGTGCTGCGAGTCTGGAGACTGCAGGGTAACCAACAACATCACAGgtacagcactgtgtgtgtgagagagagagagatgcattgCATAGAAATTGTAATACGTACAAAACAAGTACTGATTGTGCACTgtatggattttgtttttttctatttcagcaTCTCTATTGTGAAATGGTCAACATAAATATCCACAAACAAGGAATTTGCTTCGATGGCAGCATaacaacacaaatttaaaacaagTAGTACAAGTACAAGGAGCAGTAATGGAAAAACTATACAAcagaattaaatatttaaaaaaaattaagttgaaATGTATAAAAGTATGTGCAGATAATATGAAAAGCAATCTTTCACCGAGAGTTACAgtatgttatgttttttaaactattttctgTTGCTCTATATTTAGTGGGTTAGGACCTATTTTTTTATAACCAATAATAAAAGTTGCTGTAACTCTTACTTTTGAGCCTGACACCTAAAACAGACTGCTAACACTCGACAGCACAGCAGATGTGCAATTTTCAAAAGCATCACCTTTacattaaatgttgttgttcttgcaCTTGAATACATGAAATGTCCATACTGTAGGTTGCAACCATAGATTAGGTTGGATGTTGATGTTAAGTTCTGGTTTTCTCCAACGATTGTACaggtttaattttgtttgtgggAAGAAGAA contains:
- the osbpl9 gene encoding oxysterol-binding protein-related protein 9 isoform X7, which codes for MERMRARDADEREKWIHALEGTILRHTLQLREAETGFVPSVQDFDKKLAEADAYLQILIDQLKLFDEKIKDCKEDESRRKIENLKETTCSMVESIKHCIVLLQIAKDQSNEQQHANGLISTINPVDGIYQPPLDSPVVNTTMPTQTTLPTDASQVCKSDQRPSTLPVGPVVTVMGSLQTPTPNSTGSGASGPSSGVASPAHMPLPLHSVPDFSYSSSEDEFYDADEFYQTSTSPKHCIDPSGPAAAPPRTNEQTALKRPDTTESLNSSMSNGTTEADPFDSHDDRDDDGEGESVEEHKSVIMHLLSQVRLGMDLTKVVLPTFILERRSLLEMYADFFAHPDLFVSIAEQPEPRERMVHVVKWYMSAFHAGRKGSVAKKPYNPILGEVFYCHWDLPSEAEEPSPHTTTVQETVSEGPVPWSSTNSVCFVAEQVSHHPPISAFYAECLNKKIQFNAHIWTKSKFLGMSIGVHNIGQGCVSCLEHDEHYILTFPNGYGRSILTVPWVELGGECNISCSKSGYSANIVFHTKPFYGGKKHRITAEIFPPNDKKSFCSIEGEWNGVMYAKWATGENTVFIDTKRLGIVKKKVRKLEDQLEYESRRLWRDVTLNLKLKDIDEATDAKHRLEEKQRAEARERKENEQQWETRLFHEDGECWVYDEPLLKRLASQRQ
- the osbpl9 gene encoding oxysterol-binding protein-related protein 9 isoform X5, with the translated sequence MMRGSRRGCVRLRGAVIGIDDEDDSTFTITVDQKTFHFQARDADEREKWIHALEGTILRHTLQLREAETGFVPSVQDFDKKLAEADAYLQILIDQLKLFDEKIKDCKEDESRRKIENLKETTCSMVESIKHCIVLLQIAKDQSNEQQHANGLISTINPVDGIYQPPLDSPVVNTTMPTQTTLPTDASQVCKSDQRPSTLPVGPVVTVMGSLQTPTPNSTGSGASGPSSGVASPAHMPLPLHSVPDFSYSSSEDEFYDADEFYQTSTSPKHCIDPSGPAAAPPRTNEQTALKRPDTTESLNSSMSNGTTEADPFDSHDDRDDDGEGESVEEHKSVIMHLLSQVRLGMDLTKVVLPTFILERRSLLEMYADFFAHPDLFVSIAEQPEPRERMVHVVKWYMSAFHAGRKGSVAKKPYNPILGEVFYCHWDLPSEAEEPSPHTTTVQETVSEGPVPWSSTNSVCFVAEQVSHHPPISAFYAECLNKKIQFNAHIWTKSKFLGMSIGVHNIGQGCVSCLEHDEHYILTFPNGYGRSILTVPWVELGGECNISCSKSGYSANIVFHTKPFYGGKKHRITAEIFPPNDKKSFCSIEGEWNGVMYAKWATGENTVFIDTKRLGIVKKKVRKLEDQLEYESRRLWRDVTLNLKLKDIDEATDAKHRLEEKQRAEARERKENEQQWETRLFHEDGECWVYDEPLLKRLASQRQ